The Maniola jurtina chromosome 1, ilManJurt1.1, whole genome shotgun sequence genome has a window encoding:
- the LOC123868236 gene encoding 26S proteasome non-ATPase regulatory subunit 7: MPSQEVVTTKVVVHPLVLLSVVDHFNRMGKIGNQKRVVGVLLGCWRAKGVLDVSNSFAVPFDEDDKDKSVWFLDHDYLENMYGMFKKVNAREKVVGWYHTGPKLHQNDVAINELIRRYCPNSVLVIIDAKPKDLGLPTEAYQAVEEVHDDGSPTTRTFEHVPSEIGAEEAEEVGVEHLLRDIKDTTVGSLSQRVTNQLLGLRGLHSQLSEIRDYLVQVGQGSLPMNHQIIYQLQDIFNLLPDIASDNFVDNLYIKTNDQSLVVYLAALVRSIIALHNLINNKITNRDAEEGKKDESKDKKEKKDDKEEKKTDEKTKEKKEKDEKKK; encoded by the exons atgCCTAGTCAGGAAGTTGTGACCACTAAAGTTGTGGTTCATCCACTTGTACTGCTGAGTGTTGTGGATCATTTTAACCGAATGGGCAAAATTGGTAATCAGAAACGTGTTGTCGGCGTACTCCTTGGATGCTGGAGAGCTAAGGGAGTTCTGGATGTCTCAAATAGTTTtgcag TTCCCTTTGATGAAGATGATAAAGATAAATCTGTCTGGTTCCTGGACCATGATTATTTGGAAAACATGTATGGGATGTTCAAGAAAGTGAATGCCCGTGAGAAAGTAGTAGGCTGGTACCACACTGGGCCCAAGTTGCACCAGAATGATGTTGCAATCAATGAGCTCATCAGGCGTTACTGCCCTAACTCTGTCCTAGTCATCATTGATGCCAAGCCTAAAGATTTAGGGTTGCCAACTGAAGCTTATCAAGCAGTTGAAGAAGTACATGATGATGGCAGCCCTACAACTAGGACATTTGAACATGTGCCCAGTGAAATAGGTGCAGAAGAAGCTGAAGAAGTTGGTGTAGAACATCTTTTAAGAGATATTAAAGATACTACTGTGGGAAGTCTCTCTCAGCGAGTTACAAACCAGCTGCTTGGCCTAAGAGGCCTTCACTCTCAATTAAGTGAAATCAGAGATTACCTTGTTCAAGTTGGCCAGGGATCTTTGCCAATGAACCATCAGATCATATACCAATTGCAGGACATATTCAATCTTCTTCCAGACATTGCTAGTGACAACTTTGTTGATAACCTCTATATTAAAACCAATGATCAATCCCTTGTAGTATATTTAGCAGCATTAGTAAGATCTATCATAGCCTTGCACAACCtgatcaataataaaataacgaacAGAGATGCAGAAGAAGGAAAGAAAGATGAGTCCAAGGacaagaaagaaaagaaagatgaCAAAGAAGAGAAAAAAACAGATGAGAAAACaaaagagaagaaagaaaaagacgAAAAGAAgaagtaa
- the LOC123868193 gene encoding myosin-VIIa-like, producing the protein MADRIQISDYVWIKPEKQSEFDVPIAVKVLNSSGGKIQVRDDNGEVFTTAVTNVIKPLHSTSITSVEDMITLGELQEHTILRNLHIRYSQQLIYTYTGTMLIAINPYEILPIYTMDQIHFYQDSNVRDIPPHIFAIGNDSYRELLETSSNQCVVISGESGAGKTESTKLLLQYLAAASGKHSWIEQQIQETNPILEAFGNAKTVKNDNSSRFGKYINIYFSRKGVIEGGNIDQYLLEKSRIVGQNKGERNYHIFYSLVTGLSADEKKRLELGQPADYGYLNSGNMLTCDGRNDALEFSDIRSAFKVLTFSDSDVWDIFSLLAAILHLGNLKFKSFNISNIESSEVADAVNANRISSLLGVNKARFCEALTRKTLIAHGDKIVSTLSVVQAKEGRDALVKAIYGHIFEYVVEMINKTLHKDQQLSSGSVGILDIFGFENFESNSFEQLCINYANENLQQFFVKHIFKLEQEQYEKEGITWTNINYVDNQENLDLIGQKPMNLLSLIDEESRFPKGTDLTLLSKLHSNHSNKNCYITPKSTHEHKFGVKHFAGDVFYEVNGFLDKNRDMLTADVKEMIWDSSNSFLKKLFPIDTVTPQSGSRKVVSLSHQFKTSLEALMKTLYGCHPFFVRCIKPNELKKPRILDRALCVRQLRYAGLMETAKIRQAGYPIRYSYSEFVHRYRLVTPGIPPAEKADCKQATKIICSNVLKDPEYRLGHTKVFLKDHHDALLEELRHKVLITAVIKVQANGRRFIYRNRYLRLKHAAIVVQKHFRARGFRHKFLVMRRGYLRLQAVIKSRELRKTFINLKQFFKKLQAQSRGYLVRRLVHEKGHIIKAKLLQLHKDKANHSGNLKSAEDEFEKKFTEFMASIWIAKDVVAENVQNTTIIDDRYVDDVFGFLKDTATPAGTVRGTGFGMTSAPKPELSTIIPLPQGPEEEQFDEFNFKKFAATYFIGNISNQYSKKPLKHSLLDLPSPIDKMASQAIWITILRFMGDMSEPKYVDDKTDNVPVMTKLCDTVGRAFKKSKEFEELMPKDNYQGNSKLIQRTLKRQTKLNDDFMKNLINDDLTNEMYSIWLNSRRSTNLEKLHFIIGHGIIRKELRDEIFAQLCKQLTNNPSKASYARGWILFSLCVGCFPPSERLIKYLRSFIREGPPGYAPYCEGRLVRTFKNGPRTQPPSWLELQATKTRNPILLTVTLMDESMKTVQSDSATTAEEVCQQIGDNIGLADSFGFSLYITLYDKVLSLGSEGEHIMDAVSQCEQFAKEQGTSEKHAPWRLFFRKEVFTPWHNPVDDPVATNLIYHQVVKGVKFGEYRCSTEKDLAIIAAQQHYIEYGPRIDPNVLRKVIVNYIPNQFIQSNDVALTKWEHLVTKAFETSTSIQTSVDPLRCKEDIVIFAKLKWPMMFSRFFESIKLKGETINKDIVIIAVNWTGIYIVDQSEHILLEMSYPEVTYVAYDDEKDYDNIGRVTIRTIQQEEFVFQSVDASEMSSLIIYLMDGLKRRSIYVITQSESQGFSEAASFLQYKKGELITLLQDATGETLMNATWGYGECNNQEGLFPTEQVYILPTLSMPPASILEVFKKGNINNNEKMKSKYSTIQRKRMHTLEKYAKEHFRENYDTNSTISRHATLTTAKRAVAGDLWAHTREPMRQPLLKKIFNDEKLSKAAVASFFAILKYMGDMPSPKARSVTEYTDEIFRSAMSEPSLRDEIYCQIMKQLTNNRIQLSEERGWELMWLITGVFACGQVLVKEVVEFLKTRPHPIAKDCLKRLFKIQRGGPRMYAPYVVEVEAIQHRSMQIYHKVYFPDDTDEAFEVDSSTKARELCEQITGRLNLKNSDGFSLFVKIVDKVFSVPESYYFFDFIHELVEWMKQTRPGRSAGSQLQMNYQIFFMKKLWINTVPGKDKNADQIFYFPQELPKYLRGYHKTSKHDLSELAALVYRARYGSNQSLLPQITQMLEEFIPSDMIRIQSNSNWKSAISAAYLKHGPISEEEAKEQFLKRIYQLPTFGTAFFEVKQTSDPSYPEMVVIGINKNGVSVIHPQSRDLLVTYPFSQISNWSSGNTFFHMTMGSFLRGIKILCETSLGYKMDDLISSYISVLRQAMKQKRAI; encoded by the exons ATGGCGGATCGAATCCAAATATCA GACTATGTCTGGATAAAACCAGAAAAACAATCTGAATTCGATGTACCTATTGCTGTAAAAGTGCTCAATAGTTCTGGAGGTAAAATACAAGTGAGAGACGACAATGGCGAAGTATTCACCACAGCTGTTACTAATGTCATCAAACCATTACACTCGACCTCCATAACAAGTGTTGAAGACATGATAACCCTAGGTGAGCTTCAGGAACACACGATACTACGAAACCTGCATATTCGGTACAGTCAGCAACTGATATAC ACGTATACAGGAACTATGTTAATAGCAATAAATCCATACGAAATATTACCAATATACACAATGGACCAAATACATTTTTATCAAGATAGTAATGTAAGAGATATACCGCCTCACATATTCGCCATCGGGAATGACTCATACAGAGAATTGTTAGAGACATCGTCGAATCAATGCGTGGTAATAAG CGGAGAAAGTGGTGCTGGAAAGACTGAAAGTACCAAATTGCTTCTACAATATCTCGCAGCTGCAAGCGGTAAACATTCGTGGATCGAACAACAGATTCAAGAAACAAATCCTATATTAGAAGCTTTCGGAAACGCGAAGACTGTAAAAAATGATAATTCATCGCGATTCGGGAAATACATAAACATCTACTTTAGTCGCAAAGGAGTTATTGAAGGTGGGAACATTGATCAGTATTTGTTGGAAAAATCGCGAATCGTGGGACAAAATAAAGGAGAAAGAAACTATCACATATTTTATTCACTTGTAACAGGATTGTCTGCCGATGAAAAAAAGAGGTTGGAACTTGGGCAACCGGCAGATTATGGATATCTCAACTCGGGAAATATGTTAACTTGTGATGGTCGAAATGATGCTCTTGAGTTTTCAGACATAAGATCCGCATTTAAGGTCCTTACTTTTTCTGACAGCGATGTTTGGGATATATTCAGTCTTCTTGCTGCGATACTACATTTAGGAAACTTGAAATTCAAATCTTTTAATATAAGTAACATTGAATCTTCCGAAGTGGCAGATGCTGTCAATGCAAACAGGATTTCGTCTCTCCTAGGAGTCAATAAAGCAAGGTTCTGTGAAGCACTAACCCGGAAAACATTGATCGCTCATGGCGATAAAATTGTATCTACCCTCTCAGTGGTGCAAGCTAAAGAAGGTCGCGATGCGCTTGTAAAAGCCATTTATGGCCACATTTTCGAATACGTAGTAGAAATGATAAATAAAACACTGCATAAAGATCAACAACTTTCTAGTGGTTCAGTTGGAATACTGGATATTTTTGGTTTTGAGAACTTCGAGTCGAATAGTTTTGAACAACTGTGCATTAATTATGCCAATGAAAACTTGCAACAATTCTTTGTGAAACATATTTTCAAACTTGAACAAGAACAATACGAGAAGGAAGGGATAACGTGGACGAATATTAACTACGTTGATAACCAAGAAAATCTTGATCTTATAGGTCAGAAACCCATGAATTTGCTTTCTCTTATTGACGAAGAGTCAAGGTTTCCGAAAGGTACAGATCTCACGCTGCTTTCTAAACTACACAGTAATCACAGCAATAAAAACTGTTATATTACTCCGAAATCAACACACGAACATAAATTTGGCGTAAAACACTTCGCTGGAGATGTGTTTTATGAAGTAAACG GCTTTTTGGACAAAAACAGAGACATGTTGACTGCAGATGTTAAAGAAATGATATGGGATTCCAGTAActcgtttttaaaaaaattgtttccaaTTGACACTGTTACACCTCAAAGTGGAAGTCGGAAAGTGGTCTCTTTGAGTCATCAATTTAAGACCTCACTTGAAGCGCTAATGAAGACCTTATATGGATGCCATCCATTCTTCGTTCGTTGTATAAAACCTAACGAGCTTAAAAAGCCTCGA ATTTTGGATCGAGCTTTGTGTGTTCGGCAACTTCGTTACGCAGGATTGATGGAGACTGCAAAGATCCGACAGGCAGGTTATCCCATTCGATATTCGTACTCAGAGTTTGTACACCGTTATCGACTCGTGACTCCAGGTATACCACCAGCAGAGAAAGCAGATTGCAAGCAAGCTACTAAAATAATTTGCAGCAACGTTCTTAAGGATCCAGAGTACCGATTGGGGCACACAAAAGTATTTCTCAAAGATCATCATGACGCTTTACTAGAAGAACTGCGCCATAAGGTTCTAATCACAGCGGTGATAAAGGTACAAGCAAATGGTAGAAGGTTTATCTATCGCAACAGATATTTACGATTAAAACATGCTGCAATTGTTGTTCAGAAGCACTTCCGAGCCCGTGGTTTCAGGCACAAATTCCTGGTCATGAGGAGAGGATATCTACGTTTACAGGCTGTCATCAAATCTAGAGAACTGCGCAAAACTTTCATTAACTTAAAACAATTCTTTAAAAAACTTCAAGCACAGTCCAGAGGTTACCTTGTAAGAAGATTAGTCCACGAAAAGGgtcatattataaaagcaaaactACTACAATTACACAAAGATAAGGCGAATCATTCTGGGAATCTTAAAAGTGCCGAGGATGAATTCGAGAAGAAATTCACAGAATTTATGGCGTCGATTTGGATAGCCAAAGATGTAGTTGCTGAGAATGTGCAGAATACTACTATTATAGATGACAGATACGTTGATGATGTATTTGGTTTCTTGAAAGATACTGCAACTCCAGCTGGCACAGTGCGGGGAACTGGCTTTGGAATG ACATCAGCGCCCAAGCCAGAATTATCAACCATTATACCGTTACCACAAGGACCAGAGGAGGAACAGTTTGATGAgtttaactttaaaaagtttgcTGCCACTTATTTTATAGGAAATATAAGCAATCAATATTCAAAAAAGCCATTGAAACATTCGCTTCTGGATTTACCCTCTCCGATTGATAAAATGGCATCACAAGCTATATGGATTACAATATTGAGATTCATGGGAGATATGTCAGAACCTAAATATGTAGATGATAAAACAGATAATGTTCCGGTTATGACAAAATTGTGTGATACAGTTGGCCGAGCTTTCAAGAAGAGCAAAGAATTTGAA gAACTAATGCCAAAAGACAACTATCAAGGTAATAGTAAATTGATACAGAGAACTCTGAAACGgcaaactaaattaaatgatgattttatgaaaaatttgATAAATGACGATTTGACAAATGAAATGTACAGCATTTGGTTGAATTCTCGGCGTAGCACAAATTTAGAAAAACTGCACTTTATTATTGGCCACGGGATTATTAGGAAAGAATTACG GGATGAAATTTTTGCACAGTTATGtaaacaacttacaaacaaCCCTTCAAAAGCGTCATATGCACGAGGCTGGATATTGTTCTCCTTATGTGTCGGGTGTTTCCCACCTTCTgaaagattaataaaatatctgcGGTCATTTATTCGTGAAGGACCTCCTGGATATGCGCCATATTGCGAGGGAAGACttgtaagaacatttaaaaatgGACCTCGAACTCAACCACCTAGCTGGTTAGAATTACAAGCTACTAAAACGAGGAACCCGATTTTATTAACCGTGACTCTAATGGACGAGTCGATGAAAACCGTTCAGTCCGATTCGGCCACTACAGCCGAAGAGGTTTGTCAACAAATAGGTGATAATATTGGATTGGCAGACTCATTCGGATTTTCACTGTACATAACTTTATATGACAAAGTGCTTTCATTGGGAAGTGAGGGAGAACATATTATGGATGCTGTATCTCAATGTGAACAATTTGCTAAAGAACAAGGGACCTCTGAAAAACATGCCCCCTGGAGACTATTCTTCAGAAAAGAAGTTTTTACACCTTGGCATAATCCTGTGGACGATCCCGTGGCTACAAATTTAATATATCACCAAGTAGTCAAAGGCGTAAAGTTTGGGGAATATAGGTGTAGTACGGAAAAGGATCTGGCAATTATAGCAGCACAACAACATTACATTGAATATGGACCGCGCATAGATCCAAACGTGTTAAGAAAAGTTATTGTTAATTACATACCAAATCAATTTATACAGTCAAACGATGTAGCTCTGACGAAATGGGAACATCTTGTTACTAAAGCATTTGAAACATCTACATCTATACAGACATCAGTAGATCCTTTACGATGCAAAGAAGATATTGTTATATttgcaaaattaaaatggccAATGATGTTCTCAAGATTCTTTGAATCTATTAAACTAAAAGGAGAGACAATAAATAAGGATATTGTTATTATTGCAGTAAATTGGACTGGAATTTATATCGTGGATCAGTCAGAGCATATACTTCTTGAAATGTCGTACCCTGAAGTCACTTATGTTGCTTATGACGATGAAAAAGACTATGACAATATTGGAAGAGTAACTATTAGAACAATACAACAAGAAGAATTTGTATTCCAAAGCGTGGATGCGAGTGAGATGAGCTCACTTATCATATATCTCATGGATGGTTTAAAAAGGCGTTCGATTTACGTTATAACACAAAGTGAGTCGCAAGGATTTAGTGAAGCGGCGTCATTTTTGCAATACAAAAAAGGTGAACTTATTACCCTTTTACAAGATGCTACCGGAGAAACACTAATGAACGCAACGTGGGGCTATGGAGAATGCAACAATCAGGAAGGACTTTTTCCTACCGAGCAAGTGTATATTTTACCAACATTGTCAATGCCTCCCGCTTCAATATTAGAAGTATTCAAAAAAGGAAATATAAACAATAACGAAAAAATGAAATCCAAATATAGCACAATACAAAGGAAGCGAATGCACACTTTAGAAAAATATGCAAAAGAACATTTTAGAGAAAATTATGATACTAATTCTACCATATCGAGACATGCAACGCTAACTACCGCGAAAAGAGCCGTAGCGGGTGACCTTTGGGCCCATACTCGCGAACCAATGAGACAACcactgctgaaaaaaatttttaatgacGAAAAATTATCAAAAGCAGCGGTAGCGTCATTCTTTGCTATTCTAAAGTATATGGGTGACATGCCAAGTCCGAAAGCAAGATCGGTTACCGAATATACTGATGAAATATTTAGGTCGGCTATGTCCGAACCTAGTTTGCGAGATGAGATTTACTGTCAGATAATGAAGCAATTAACAAATAACAGGATACAGTTGAGTGAAGAGAGAGGGTGGGAATTGATGTGGCTTATTACTGGTGTTTTTGCTTGCGGTCAAGTGTTGGTTAAAGAAGTAGTAGAATTTTTAAAGACCAGACCCCATCCCATAGCCAAAGATTGCTTGAAACGGTTATTCAAGATACAAAGAGGTGGGCCACGTATGTACGCTCCATACGTGGTGGAAGTTGAAGCGATTCAACATAGGAGTATGCAGATATACCACAAAGTTTATTTCCCCGACGATACCGACGAAGCGTTTGAAGTTGATTCATCCACAAAAGCGAGGGAACTTTGTGAGCAAATAACGGGGCGCTTAAATCTTAAAAACAGTGATGGATTTAGTCTTTTCGTGAAAATTGTGGACAAAGTATTTTCCGTCCCCGAAAGTTAttatttctttgatttcatTCATGAACTTGTGGAGTGGATGAAGCAAACGCGTCCTGGACGTTCAG CAGGCAGTCAACTGCAAATGAACTACCAaatatttttcatgaaaaagCTCTGGATCAATACAGTGCCTGGAAAGGATAAGAATGCAGACCAAATATTCTACTTCCCTCAGGAATTGCCTAAATATTTGCGTGGCTATCACAAAACCTCCAAGCATGATTTATCTGAATTAGCTGCCCTGGTCTATAGAGCAAGATATGGTAGTAACCAGTCCCTTCTGCCCCAAATCACGCAAATGCTAGAAGAGTTCATTCCATCGGATATGATAAGAATTCAGTCAAATTCAAACTGGAAGTCTGCAATTTCTGCAGCATACTTAAAACATGGGCCAATTTCTGAGGAAGAGGCAAAGGAACAATTTTTGAAGAGAATCTACCAACTTCCAACATTTGGCACAGCCTTTTTTGAAGTAAAGCAAACTTCTGATCCATCATATCCTGAAATGGTTGTTATTGGTATTAATAAAAATGGAGTTAGCGTGATTCATCCGCAAAGTcga